The Calliopsis andreniformis isolate RMS-2024a chromosome 5, iyCalAndr_principal, whole genome shotgun sequence nucleotide sequence AACACATAgtgttaatgtattttaaatatgATTAGGAAGTTTTCTTTCAAATTTTTCGTTATTAACTTACCGGATAATTACATTGTCAATGTTTCTGAGAAATTCAGCAGTCCTCCAAACAGGTCACAAAATTTAGTTGCCTTTATATTAACATTTAAGCAATTTTAATGCGAACTTTAGTGAAGAAGATATACAAATAGGGGTAAATACGACTAGCAGTGTAAAGATAGGACGGTGACCTACACTCCATGAATGTTATGGAGTCACTGAACCAACTGGATCGTTGATCGAGGAATTTATCCTTTCAGACGAACTTCTTGCGCATGCGTAAACAATCGTCTGATCATGAGAAACTACTGTGTTTGTACGTGATTCCTCATAGTTTTTTATATTCACATACATACACGTATGGTTTCAGGAATTTCTCATACTACGAAATAATGTTTAAATAACATCCTATAGAAATATTATCGTACTAATGATTAGGAATAATTATCGAGACGCtcataataaataatttaacgGTACTTTATTAAGCTTTCTGTTATATAGAATCTTTCACAGAGAAGATGCATATagagaaatgaaaaaattatacATGTATCCTGTTACGGTTAAAAGTTTTGTTTGAGCATGGACGAAGTTTTGGCGCTTAAACTACTTCAGAGTTTCTTACCCTTACAGCAGTAAAACTAAGAATAccgtttattttattataataaaaataaggatGTTGTTTTGTGTTCTATTTCCAATAAATTTTTCTTGTTAATAATTTGTTCTATTCTTTTGCAATAacaatgtacatatattgtattatttcttttatattttgatAAACCTGTTTCTATTATTATAACAGTATTGTTTTATTAGAATAGCTCATCTTTCTTAGTTTTATTGCAATCATTTTTAAGAATACATTTTGCGGATATGATAAATAAACATTACAGTGACTTTTATTGCAATAAAACTATATCTTTATTGCAATCAATTCATTGCAAGTACTATATATTTGGATTTACAAGAAACTATTCTTTGATTTTTAACAATATGGCACatttcaatcgtcaactatTTGTAATTAGAAATAGtttagtttcttttttaaacaaaaagGATCACTTCCATTATATTATGAAGCTTTTAATAAATATTGACTATTTAGTTCTTCTTAATTGATTAACAATTATGTAATGTTTGTATATTGCTGAAAATTTTAAGTGAAGCTTACAGTTATTTTAAGATTAAGAACGAAGAAGTATCATCTTTATTTATAACAATGATAGCTATATTTATATTCGAAAATCGCAATTGCGAAATGAATTGAACGACTTATAAcatgatttttaattaattttatataaatactTTTGTAATTTTCCAGTAAACACTGGGCCTttgcaaataattaaaaattgtgaatattgaaataattaTGTTTTTAAATTCGTAATTGGAAGTGTGTACgctttttattttaatacgAGGCGACCACTTTTCAGTGGTAACTGAAATACCAGAACTACAGGGTGAATTCGTGTAATAAATGGAAATTTCCTTAATAAATTCTTATGTAAGAATCAGGTTGTTATAAGCCGTCAAATTCATCTGGACGTTTTCCGTAAAGTTACAtatattcataaaaatattaattcatttaaacGAATTTTGAAAGGAAATACATTGATAATATGTCTCAAAGATTACTATCATGTTCCTAAgtcaattaattttttattttgcttGCATGTAAATTGCTTTTATGAGATATCAATTGTTATCAATTATAGCCAAAATAAATgtttcatataatataatcattGGAGTAATGGTATTTAATTTGATCTCTTTGAATTAGGTATTCAAGACAATAATATTACATAAATtatcttatataatatttaaaaaatatagttaAATGATTCTTTTCCCTTCAGTGTATTTTACTTTTTCAAATTAATATATAAAGTAAATTAATGATAACTGTAAAATATCGCTACGTTTATACTTTCTTATATTCTAaaactatttttttgcatttttcatatttttaaaatacttttcaACTGTTTTAATAACTAAGGattataaatatgtatagaaaaataaattatatttcaaaataaaatttattaatatttacaacAGAATAAAATTAAACGAGACCGAATTATAAAGTCATAGCCTTTGTCATTTATATAATTTACAGCTTACAGCTTAAAAGGAGAAAATACAGTTTCTTTCATATTTCATATGGGGTATTTAAACGTGACCTTAAAATAATACTAACGAATCACATAAAGTTTAAAATCAAACCATATCGTATAAGGAAGAAAAGAAACATATTTAAATTAATAACTTAAAATTATACTTGTACTTTTACCCCTTATCTTGCATTATACATTATTGATAATAACCAATAAGTAAGACAACCAGTCTTTCCACGTAAAGGAATGTAATACAGATTACTTCATAAAATAATTAAGTATCTgtgcaaatttaaaatttattttttaaatcataaATATGTATTCATGGATTTGAGATTGCAAAAATTGTATTactattttatgaaaaaaattgtctTAAAATTGTtaatgttaaaaattattttcgttaaaatgcaatatttttaGCTGGAATGTAAACTATAATCGAAAAAGATAATAAGTATTATTCGGTTTTATACCTTAAAACTTTGCTAACGGTACGAGTTAAAGGAAAGGTTTCATTCAGTTTACACGTGTTGTTCCAGTCGTCAACGTTTAAAGATAATATCATTGCACCTCCAAAATTGTTTGCACGAATCCATTCAGCCTAAAAAGATAGTATAATCAATGTTTTTTCATAAACATTGaacaataaaaatttaaatagggACCTAGGACATTTTTCGCAGAAACAATTGACGCGTACCTTATAATAAACGCTGGTAATATCGTCGTAGGATACCCATTCCCTGTCCTTATACGCGTATGGAACTTTGCTTTCATTTTCGAAAACACTTTTTGCACCATTCTGAAGGAACTGACAAACAGTAGGATACCGAACAAAGCCCATTTCGCCTAATTTTCCAAATCCACTTGCCGGAGCAAGTAAATTATGATTCAATGGGTTGTCCAATTTATAGGAGTGTCCATAAGCAGGGATCccaataattaatttttctctGGGCATGCCTTTAGAAATCCAATACTGAGCCGAAAAATTAACATTCAAAGTAGAAAGATATCCAGACTCTGCTGAACGTGGAAAGAGTGGTGCATTGAGTCCAGTGACTGGATAATACCAAACATAAAAATGGTAATCGTATGACATTAGATTCACAAAATCTACATATCTGGAAAATATAAAACGCATACGAATATAGACCAGAAACTATTGGTCTTTACATTTATAATCATATTTTGACTAcgttaataatcgtaacataatCCACGCATAATTTACTCACTGTGCCATTTCTACCACGTCGTAACTTTGATCGACGATAGCCTGAGGTGCAGCTACTGCAACCGAAAGAATTAATGTTTCTTTGGCGTGATAAAATTCTTTTCGTAATTCTTCTAACAATTGTAAGAAATGAACTTTTTCCATATCATCGGCACCAAGCCATGCTGGAAATTCCCAATCTAAATCTAATCCATCAAAACCGAATGATTTTGTCACATTTAAAACTGATTTTATAAATCTGTAAAAACAATTAATTGTAAGTTAATTTAGGTATTACATCACAAAATGGATCATACAACAGAGTATGTGATCAACTGTGATACAAGATAATGTAAATTACCTTTTTCTATTAACATGATATTTTACcatttccgaaaaacctaggtggAGCTCATTACTGCCGCCGACACTGATCATGACCCTTAATTCAGGTTGCAAGTTTTTCAGAGCAAGAATATCTCTATAGACTGATGAACTGTTGCCTAGATCAAGGCTACAGTTTACCACGCTCGCAAAACCCACGATAATATGCGTACAAAGATTAGGGTCAATGTTCGACGGACTGAGCTCCCAGAACGTGTTCAGGTCCCTCTGTACGGTGTAATAACAGACAATGATCTGCCTAGATAAACAAATACATGTATTTAAGTATCTTATAGTTACCATTATTTCATTAATAATGCTTGAAATCTACTACCTGGTAGAATTGGTGTAGAAGTGCTGTGGCGAACTGATGGTGTTGTTCCTGTCCGCATTCTGGTTCTCCTTCGTCGATTCGGCGTACATCCGAGCCCGACGTACCCACGTAGTAATCTTGGCATTGTCGAATAATGTCTCAGAATCAAAGGTTTCAGTTCTTGGAGAACGAAGGATAACAATGCCTATCCAAGCACGTGTTACAAAGAGGATTCCAAGTATCACAGATACTAATATTAAGCACAAGACTTGTGTTTTCCAACGAGGTCTAAAAAACAAACATAAGTCTCATATAAGTTTgcatatatttcaaaattttaaagagtCATAACTATTGAAAATTGGAGTAACAACTGGAGTTTAATTGAATTCCTAAATATACACTGTAAAGCATAAACTATAGCACCACtgtaatttttaaattgtttcaatatttaaacaTCTGTGATTTAAAAAAGATCATTATTAACTCTTGAAATTAATTAAGAGTACCCAATATCTAATCATGTTCCTGAATTTATTCATAAAATAAGGGATTCTATTCTTTATATGTATCTACTTaacattttacatattttattccAATCTAACATTGGTGTTAGACTGATGTTCTAGTTAATCATTCTTGgaaaacttttttttaaatcattattcttttttatattctttCACATGATGATATCAATATCTCAAAAACATTTTTTTAGAACACTAATA carries:
- the LOC143179011 gene encoding chitinase-3-like protein 2 isoform X1; protein product: MVNQIPVPQAKYELLTDIRQPRWKTQVLCLILVSVILGILFVTRAWIGIVILRSPRTETFDSETLFDNAKITTWVRRARMYAESTKENQNADRNNTISSPQHFYTNSTRQIIVCYYTVQRDLNTFWELSPSNIDPNLCTHIIVGFASVVNCSLDLGNSSSVYRDILALKNLQPELRVMISVGGSNELHLGFSEMVKYHVNRKRFIKSVLNVTKSFGFDGLDLDWEFPAWLGADDMEKVHFLQLLEELRKEFYHAKETLILSVAVAAPQAIVDQSYDVVEMAQYVDFVNLMSYDYHFYVWYYPVTGLNAPLFPRSAESGYLSTLNVNFSAQYWISKGMPREKLIIGIPAYGHSYKLDNPLNHNLLAPASGFGKLGEMGFVRYPTVCQFLQNGAKSVFENESKVPYAYKDREWVSYDDITSVYYKAEWIRANNFGGAMILSLNVDDWNNTCKLNETFPLTRTVSKVLRYKTE
- the LOC143179011 gene encoding chitinase-3-like protein 2 isoform X2, which encodes MVNQIPVPQAKPRWKTQVLCLILVSVILGILFVTRAWIGIVILRSPRTETFDSETLFDNAKITTWVRRARMYAESTKENQNADRNNTISSPQHFYTNSTRQIIVCYYTVQRDLNTFWELSPSNIDPNLCTHIIVGFASVVNCSLDLGNSSSVYRDILALKNLQPELRVMISVGGSNELHLGFSEMVKYHVNRKRFIKSVLNVTKSFGFDGLDLDWEFPAWLGADDMEKVHFLQLLEELRKEFYHAKETLILSVAVAAPQAIVDQSYDVVEMAQYVDFVNLMSYDYHFYVWYYPVTGLNAPLFPRSAESGYLSTLNVNFSAQYWISKGMPREKLIIGIPAYGHSYKLDNPLNHNLLAPASGFGKLGEMGFVRYPTVCQFLQNGAKSVFENESKVPYAYKDREWVSYDDITSVYYKAEWIRANNFGGAMILSLNVDDWNNTCKLNETFPLTRTVSKVLRYKTE